In Luteitalea sp. TBR-22, one genomic interval encodes:
- a CDS encoding anti-sigma factor domain-containing protein, translated as MTTPASSDPRYEALAAYALGTLPAEERDAVRAWIAESADARQEFEALQEAVGALALAAPQIEPPPALRARVLAIADAGSRPGARPAPAVSTRWTVWPALAAAAIVAALGLGAYATHLRTRVAALEARLGDAQARLVRAEAEARRTQALLARAEVGRSVLGAPDLRRVDLAGQAPAPAARARAFWSRARGLVLNATGLPGLPRGRTYQLWLLAEGAPVSAGVFTVDASGGATVVIDSPPGVPSPKGMAVSVEPDGGSPAPTGAIVLAGTSLGE; from the coding sequence ATGACGACACCCGCATCGTCGGATCCGCGATACGAGGCGCTCGCGGCATACGCGCTCGGGACATTGCCGGCCGAGGAGCGGGACGCCGTGCGCGCCTGGATTGCCGAGAGCGCCGACGCGCGCCAGGAGTTCGAGGCGTTGCAGGAGGCAGTTGGCGCGCTGGCGCTGGCCGCGCCGCAGATCGAGCCGCCGCCGGCGCTGCGCGCGCGCGTCCTGGCCATCGCCGACGCCGGCAGCAGGCCGGGCGCCAGACCCGCCCCCGCCGTGTCGACGCGTTGGACCGTCTGGCCGGCCCTTGCCGCCGCGGCGATCGTGGCGGCGCTCGGCCTCGGCGCCTACGCGACGCACCTGCGTACGCGCGTCGCCGCACTCGAAGCGCGCCTCGGCGACGCGCAGGCGCGACTGGTGCGGGCAGAGGCGGAAGCCCGGCGGACACAGGCGCTGCTCGCGCGGGCCGAGGTCGGCAGGTCGGTGCTCGGCGCGCCCGACCTGCGGCGGGTCGACCTGGCGGGGCAAGCACCGGCGCCAGCCGCCCGCGCCCGGGCGTTCTGGAGCCGCGCCCGCGGACTCGTGCTCAACGCCACCGGTTTGCCCGGGTTGCCGCGCGGCCGCACGTACCAGCTCTGGTTGCTCGCCGAGGGCGCGCCAGTGAGCGCGGGCGTGTTCACGGTGGACGCGTCTGGCGGTGCGACCGTGGTCATCGACTCGCCGCCGGGCGTGCCGAGCCCGAAGGGCATGGCGGTCTCGGTCGAGCCCGATGGCGGGTCGCCGGCACCAACCGGGGCGATCGTGCTCGCCGGCACCAGCCTCGGCGAGTGA
- a CDS encoding sigma-70 family RNA polymerase sigma factor yields MWLLAMAAVAVDAVAQHADLAALRRIAEGDGAGLAELYDRHGRASFSLALRIVRDQSEAEEVVQDVFVQAWRQAARYESTRGPVVAWLLMMTRSRSIDRLRHRRGLPPLDGDGESVVRNLPDATIPFDWQLLGAEQVQAVRTALDDLPLVQRTAIELAFYEGLTHAEVAARLEQPLGTVKTRIRLGLLRLRAAIGEALA; encoded by the coding sequence ATGTGGCTCCTCGCCATGGCAGCGGTGGCTGTCGACGCGGTGGCCCAGCACGCCGACCTCGCGGCGTTGCGGCGCATCGCCGAGGGTGATGGCGCCGGGCTGGCCGAGTTGTACGACCGGCATGGGCGCGCGTCGTTCTCGCTGGCCCTGCGCATCGTGCGCGATCAGTCCGAGGCCGAGGAGGTGGTACAGGACGTGTTCGTGCAGGCGTGGCGGCAGGCGGCACGCTACGAGTCGACCCGCGGGCCGGTGGTCGCGTGGCTGCTGATGATGACCCGGAGCCGGTCGATCGACCGGCTGCGCCACCGGCGCGGGCTGCCGCCGCTCGACGGCGACGGCGAGTCGGTGGTGCGCAACCTGCCGGACGCGACGATCCCCTTCGATTGGCAGTTGCTCGGTGCCGAGCAGGTGCAGGCAGTGCGCACGGCCCTCGACGACCTGCCCCTCGTGCAGCGCACGGCAATCGAGCTCGCGTTCTACGAGGGGCTCACGCACGCCGAGGTGGCGGCTCGACTCGAGCAGCCGCTCGGCACGGTGAAGACCCGCATCAGGCTCGGTCTCCTGCGCCTGCGTGCAGCGATCGGCGAGGCCCTCGCATGA
- a CDS encoding ferritin-like domain-containing protein gives MKLEHLERLVDDGVSRRAFARTMMRGAAGVGGVLALGSAEEAAAQGLTDVDILNFALNLEYLEAEFYTVAVTGRRIADIGLGVSGRGRGGDTVGGSRVAMPDRLMTVAQQIALDEQVHVAFLREALGSAAVAKPAINLNALGVGFNDVKEFFTVARAFEDLGVSAYGGAANLIRDRSILQAAAQIGLTEAQHAGVIRLLVSDLGLMPAMVDQFDVPTLMSPSGRLFQVDGQGRSTIRTAGQVLAVAYGSATAGTRAGAFFPDGVNGVIASV, from the coding sequence ATGAAGCTGGAGCACCTCGAGCGACTCGTCGACGATGGCGTGAGCCGGCGGGCCTTCGCACGCACGATGATGCGGGGCGCCGCAGGCGTGGGCGGCGTACTGGCGCTCGGTAGCGCAGAGGAGGCCGCGGCCCAGGGCCTGACCGACGTGGACATCCTGAACTTCGCGCTGAACCTCGAGTACCTCGAGGCGGAGTTCTACACGGTGGCCGTGACCGGGCGGCGCATCGCCGACATCGGCCTGGGGGTCAGCGGACGCGGTCGTGGCGGCGACACGGTCGGCGGCAGTCGCGTCGCCATGCCCGACCGGCTCATGACGGTAGCCCAGCAGATTGCGCTCGACGAGCAGGTGCACGTCGCCTTCCTGCGCGAGGCCCTTGGCAGCGCTGCGGTCGCCAAGCCGGCCATCAACCTGAACGCCCTCGGCGTCGGGTTCAACGACGTCAAGGAGTTCTTCACCGTCGCACGTGCCTTCGAGGATCTCGGGGTCAGCGCGTACGGGGGCGCCGCCAACCTGATCCGCGACCGCAGCATCCTCCAGGCCGCCGCCCAGATCGGCCTGACCGAGGCGCAGCACGCCGGCGTGATCCGGTTGTTGGTGAGCGACCTCGGCCTGATGCCGGCGATGGTCGATCAGTTCGACGTGCCGACGCTGATGTCGCCGAGCGGCCGATTGTTCCAGGTCGATGGCCAGGGGCGGTCGACGATCCGGACTGCCGGGCAGGTACTGGCCGTGGCCTACGGCTCGGCGACGGCGGGCACGCGGGCGGGCGCCTTCTTCCCGGACGGCGTCAACGGCGTGATCGCCAGCGTCTAG
- a CDS encoding beta-propeller fold lactonase family protein, which produces MLGRREACGALWLALVATRVGAAPSVSTVIGTGTPGLSDRQVANPYGLAIGPDGALHFCDLDNQRIRRLDLRTGRTTTVAGNGSRGYAGDGGAATAAALNMPHEIQFDAQGDLYIVERDNHVVRKVDARSGIISTVAGTGVPGFSGDGGPASAAHLRAPHSIVVHPDGRSLLVCDIGNHRIRRVEFATGRIDTIGGTGDKAPTPDGAPLRGTPLNGPRAMAFDPRGDLYLALREGNAIYRVDAQSSTVHHVAGTGAQGYTGDGGPARRATLGGPKGLALSRGVLYVADTENHVVRAIDLASGTIRTALGTGRAGDGPGPEPHRCALNRPHGLLADGQGRLYVGDSEAHRIRVLTA; this is translated from the coding sequence ATGCTGGGCAGACGCGAGGCATGCGGGGCGCTGTGGTTGGCGCTGGTCGCGACACGGGTCGGGGCGGCCCCATCGGTGTCGACGGTCATCGGCACGGGCACGCCGGGGCTCTCCGATCGCCAGGTCGCCAATCCCTATGGCCTCGCCATCGGCCCCGACGGCGCTCTCCACTTCTGCGACCTCGACAACCAGCGCATCCGCCGGCTCGACCTGCGCACCGGCCGCACGACGACGGTGGCGGGCAACGGATCCCGAGGGTACGCGGGCGACGGCGGCGCGGCGACCGCCGCGGCCCTGAACATGCCGCACGAGATCCAGTTCGACGCGCAAGGCGACCTGTACATCGTCGAGCGCGACAACCACGTCGTGCGGAAGGTGGACGCACGCTCCGGCATCATCTCGACCGTGGCCGGGACGGGGGTTCCGGGTTTCTCCGGCGATGGCGGACCGGCGAGCGCCGCCCACTTGCGCGCGCCGCACAGCATCGTCGTCCATCCGGACGGGCGCAGCCTGCTCGTGTGCGACATCGGCAACCACCGGATCCGGCGCGTCGAGTTCGCCACCGGGCGCATCGACACGATCGGCGGCACTGGCGACAAGGCGCCCACGCCCGACGGCGCGCCACTGCGCGGCACGCCGCTGAACGGGCCCCGGGCGATGGCCTTCGACCCACGTGGCGACCTGTACCTGGCGCTGCGCGAGGGCAACGCGATCTATCGCGTCGATGCGCAATCGTCGACGGTGCACCACGTGGCAGGCACCGGCGCGCAGGGGTACACCGGCGACGGCGGGCCGGCGCGGCGCGCGACGCTCGGCGGCCCCAAGGGCCTGGCCTTGTCACGCGGCGTGCTGTACGTGGCCGACACGGAGAATCACGTGGTGCGCGCCATCGACCTGGCGTCTGGCACCATCCGCACTGCACTCGGCACCGGGCGGGCCGGCGACGGACCCGGACCGGAGCCGCACCGGTGTGCGCTCAATCGTCCGCATGGCCTGCTCGCCGACGGGCAGGGTCGGCTGTACGTCGGCGACAGCGAAGCACACCGCATCAGGGTCCTGACCGCATGA
- a CDS encoding ribonuclease D has protein sequence MTAYTYVDTPALLEAAVRRLAASPILGVDTEAAGYHRYRDSLSLVQISSREETVLIDPLAVPDLAPLAALFSNGAIEKVFHDADFDLRILDRDPGLSIDRLFDTQIAAMCLGMRALGLGAVLQACLGIELEKAFQRADWAERPLSEGMKAYAAADTAHLPALRDALRERLVEAGRLAWAEEEFERRAQTRWTPPDTTDAFLRVKGAHALTRRALAVLREVHAWRESVAAERDQPPARVVGNEVLLQIARDAPTTTAALRGIRGLSPGLVDRRGAAMLAAIARGLAVPDADLPRYPRQERWERDPVLEARGERLREARNRVAAALDVDPGFLASRAALDDIARLDPASLDDLAAIPGLRRWQSEALGEAIVGVLRAEQP, from the coding sequence ATGACCGCCTACACCTACGTGGACACACCCGCCCTGCTCGAGGCCGCCGTCCGGCGCCTTGCCGCCTCGCCGATCCTGGGCGTGGACACGGAGGCGGCCGGCTACCACCGGTATCGCGATTCGCTCTCGCTGGTGCAGATCTCCTCGCGCGAGGAGACGGTGCTCATCGACCCGCTCGCGGTGCCCGACCTCGCGCCACTCGCGGCGTTGTTCTCCAACGGCGCGATCGAGAAGGTGTTCCACGACGCGGACTTCGACCTCCGCATCCTCGATCGCGATCCGGGGCTGTCCATCGATCGGCTGTTCGACACGCAGATTGCCGCGATGTGCCTGGGCATGCGCGCGCTGGGACTCGGCGCGGTGCTCCAGGCCTGCCTGGGCATCGAACTGGAGAAGGCCTTCCAGCGCGCCGACTGGGCGGAGCGGCCGCTCAGCGAGGGCATGAAGGCCTATGCGGCCGCCGACACGGCGCACCTGCCGGCACTGCGCGACGCGCTCCGCGAGCGGCTCGTCGAGGCCGGTCGGCTCGCCTGGGCCGAGGAGGAGTTCGAGCGGCGCGCGCAGACGCGGTGGACGCCTCCCGACACCACCGACGCGTTCCTGCGCGTCAAGGGAGCGCACGCGCTCACGCGCCGGGCGCTGGCCGTCCTGCGCGAGGTGCATGCGTGGCGGGAGTCGGTGGCGGCCGAGCGGGACCAGCCGCCGGCACGGGTCGTCGGCAACGAGGTGCTGCTGCAGATCGCACGCGACGCGCCGACGACGACAGCGGCGTTGCGCGGCATCCGGGGCCTCTCGCCGGGGCTGGTGGACCGGCGCGGCGCGGCGATGCTGGCGGCGATCGCCAGGGGGCTCGCGGTGCCGGACGCCGATCTCCCGCGCTACCCGCGGCAGGAGCGCTGGGAACGCGACCCCGTGCTCGAGGCCCGCGGCGAGCGGCTGCGCGAGGCGCGCAATCGCGTCGCCGCGGCGCTGGACGTCGACCCGGGGTTCCTGGCCTCGCGTGCCGCGCTCGACGACATCGCGCGCCTGGACCCCGCGTCGCTCGACGACCTGGCCGCGATCCCCGGGCTGCGCCGCTGGCAGTCCGAGGCCCTCGGCGAGGCGATCGTCGGCGTGCTCCGCGCCGAGCAGCCGTAG
- a CDS encoding outer membrane beta-barrel protein: MSRTLILSTVIALAIPFAAQAQDKPVQINFGGGVSFPVGDVGNSFDTGWNFAAGLTFNTNEVVGLQAEYQFHRFNGPERVFNNVAPSPGTDRILIESNQQMNVVDFNVVLRAGGTSGVRGYLLAGPGIYWRKVQLTTPSTGIITVCDPYWYVCYPTPVATDAIVGDRTATDFGVNVGGGVNFGAFYVEARYHYVFGEDIQAPGGQTYSTKASYFPITVGFRF, encoded by the coding sequence ATGTCACGCACCCTCATCCTTTCCACCGTGATCGCGCTCGCGATCCCCTTCGCCGCGCAGGCGCAGGACAAGCCCGTCCAGATCAACTTCGGGGGCGGCGTCTCGTTCCCCGTGGGCGACGTCGGCAACTCGTTCGACACCGGCTGGAACTTCGCGGCCGGCCTGACCTTCAACACCAACGAGGTCGTGGGGCTGCAGGCCGAGTACCAGTTCCACCGGTTCAACGGTCCCGAGCGCGTGTTCAACAACGTGGCCCCCTCGCCCGGCACCGATCGCATCCTGATCGAGAGCAACCAGCAGATGAACGTGGTCGACTTCAACGTGGTGCTGCGGGCCGGCGGCACCAGCGGCGTGCGCGGCTACCTGCTCGCGGGCCCCGGCATCTACTGGCGCAAGGTGCAGCTCACCACGCCCTCGACCGGCATCATCACGGTCTGCGATCCCTACTGGTACGTGTGCTACCCGACGCCGGTCGCCACCGACGCCATCGTCGGCGATCGCACGGCCACCGACTTCGGCGTGAACGTCGGCGGCGGCGTGAACTTCGGCGCGTTCTACGTCGAGGCCCGCTACCACTACGTGTTCGGCGAGGACATCCAGGCGCCCGGCGGCCAGACCTACTCGACCAAGGCGTCGTACTTCCCGATCACCGTCGGCTTCCGCTTCTGA
- a CDS encoding DUF2950 family protein, whose protein sequence is MTPNALMRVACALAVILPAAAGAQPPRAFPTPEEAVAALAVAARADDITPLLGLLGGAGRDLAASSDAATARQNRDVFLAAMAEGWRLERPADDRRELVVGREAWPFPVPIVKTGAGWVFDAEAGKEEVLTRRIGRNELAAIRIVHAYVTAQRAYARRGHDGRPAGLYARRVASSRGMQDGLYWPAAPGQPRSPLGELAAAAAAEGRPVGNAETGPVPFYGYHFRILEKQGPKASGGAKSYVVDGVMSGGFALVAWPARYGETGITTFIVNQDGVVYEKDLGLDTAAAAPAITAFDPDATWQRVVAADSAR, encoded by the coding sequence ATGACCCCCAACGCCTTGATGCGCGTCGCCTGCGCGCTTGCCGTGATCCTCCCGGCTGCGGCCGGTGCACAGCCGCCGCGTGCCTTCCCGACGCCGGAGGAGGCGGTGGCCGCTTTGGCCGTTGCGGCCCGGGCCGACGACATCACGCCGCTCCTCGGCCTGCTCGGCGGCGCCGGGCGCGACCTGGCGGCCTCGAGCGATGCCGCGACGGCGCGGCAGAACCGCGACGTGTTCCTCGCCGCGATGGCGGAGGGTTGGCGGCTCGAGCGGCCGGCAGACGACCGCCGGGAGCTGGTGGTCGGCCGGGAGGCCTGGCCGTTCCCCGTGCCGATCGTGAAGACCGGGGCCGGGTGGGTATTCGATGCCGAGGCGGGCAAGGAGGAGGTGCTGACGCGCCGCATCGGCCGCAACGAACTGGCCGCCATCAGGATCGTGCACGCGTACGTGACGGCGCAGCGTGCCTACGCGCGACGCGGGCACGACGGCCGGCCGGCCGGGCTCTACGCGCGGCGCGTCGCCAGCAGCCGCGGCATGCAGGACGGGTTGTACTGGCCCGCCGCCCCGGGACAGCCGCGCAGTCCGCTCGGTGAACTGGCGGCCGCCGCGGCGGCCGAGGGACGGCCGGTGGGCAACGCCGAAACGGGTCCGGTGCCGTTCTACGGCTATCACTTCCGCATCCTCGAGAAGCAGGGGCCGAAGGCGTCCGGCGGCGCGAAGTCGTACGTGGTGGACGGCGTGATGTCGGGCGGCTTTGCGCTCGTGGCGTGGCCGGCGCGGTACGGCGAGACCGGCATCACCACGTTCATCGTCAACCAGGACGGCGTGGTGTACGAGAAGGACCTCGGACTGGACACGGCCGCCGCGGCGCCGGCCATCACGGCCTTCGACCCGGATGCGACCTGGCAGCGCGTTGTCGCTGCCGACAGCGCGCGCTGA
- a CDS encoding DUF3300 domain-containing protein, whose translation MRALARVVVILVIAGSLSWEGMAIAAPLQAPSAAAAPATRPATPQELDGLLAPVALYPDQLLAQMLLCAQTPPKVQEFSGWLVRNAALEGTALQDKAKADGFAPSFVVLAIFPQVINFMADNIAWTRQLGAAFTADKAAVFASIQRLRAASQKAGTLTSTPQQKVETTTTKAGEQVIVIEPANPQIVYVPQYNPQVVYGQPVATTTTVVVKEDNSTTAAVTGAVVGFAAGIAIGAAIDNDYYYGPYGWHGGAHMYNDAWDDFYDDREDAREDWYENREDAREDISENREDARENANERRESTANQRTERQAQRQTPEAQAQRQERADTARTNAQSAGATTASRGTTSSQRSTVDRSGMKSDAFSGYSSGRSERAASARGSRSRASSRSGGGGRRR comes from the coding sequence ATGAGAGCACTCGCACGCGTCGTCGTCATCCTGGTGATCGCCGGAAGCCTGTCGTGGGAGGGCATGGCCATCGCCGCGCCCCTGCAGGCGCCTTCCGCCGCGGCGGCGCCGGCCACCCGGCCGGCCACTCCCCAGGAACTGGACGGCCTGCTGGCGCCCGTCGCCCTCTATCCGGACCAGCTGCTCGCGCAGATGCTGCTGTGCGCGCAGACGCCGCCGAAGGTGCAGGAGTTCAGCGGCTGGCTGGTGCGCAACGCGGCGCTCGAGGGCACGGCCCTGCAGGACAAGGCCAAGGCGGACGGCTTTGCGCCGAGTTTCGTCGTGCTGGCGATCTTTCCCCAGGTCATCAACTTCATGGCCGACAACATCGCCTGGACGCGGCAGCTCGGCGCGGCGTTCACCGCCGACAAGGCGGCCGTGTTTGCGAGCATCCAGCGGCTGCGCGCGGCGAGCCAGAAGGCCGGCACGCTCACCTCGACGCCACAGCAGAAGGTCGAGACCACGACCACCAAGGCCGGCGAACAGGTGATCGTCATCGAGCCGGCCAACCCGCAGATCGTCTACGTGCCGCAGTACAACCCGCAGGTCGTCTACGGGCAGCCCGTGGCCACGACCACCACCGTCGTCGTCAAGGAGGACAACAGCACGACGGCGGCCGTGACCGGGGCGGTCGTCGGCTTCGCGGCGGGCATCGCCATCGGCGCGGCCATCGACAACGACTACTACTACGGGCCGTACGGCTGGCACGGCGGCGCGCACATGTACAACGACGCCTGGGACGACTTCTACGACGACCGCGAGGACGCGCGGGAGGACTGGTACGAGAACCGGGAGGACGCGCGCGAGGACATCTCCGAGAACCGCGAGGACGCCCGCGAGAACGCCAACGAGCGCCGCGAGAGCACCGCGAACCAACGCACGGAGCGGCAGGCGCAGCGGCAGACGCCGGAGGCGCAGGCGCAGCGGCAGGAGCGCGCCGACACGGCGCGCACCAACGCGCAGTCGGCAGGCGCCACCACCGCGTCACGTGGCACCACGTCGTCGCAGCGGAGCACGGTCGACCGGAGCGGGATGAAGTCCGACGCGTTCTCCGGATACTCGAGTGGCCGGTCGGAACGGGCGGCGTCGGCGCGCGGCAGCCGGAGCCGGGCATCGAGCCGATCGGGTGGCGGCGGCCGTCGGCGCTGA
- a CDS encoding efflux transporter outer membrane subunit, which yields MILNTTSSRACVTAVALTTMLVGGCAPVGPNYKRPELAPPSTYRGAPAASGVESIADMPWWQVFQDAELQGLLREAVVNSPDLRLAVARVQEARATAGVVRSYLYPDISLSAGYTGNQASRNSQPPGATRDGDRTYNNTSVAANLSWEADLFGRLRRNNEAAFARYLATEEGRRAVLVTLVSDVASSYFLLQELDLQLETARRTLSLNDQTVQYYTDRLNGGVSNRLELDQAKANRALTAAAIPDLERQIAVVEHAVSVLVGRAPGAIGRGPTLADRQGPPVVPVGVPASLLERRPDVMQAERQLVAANADIGAARALFYPTISLTGALGTVSGDLGDFLKGDSLIWSVGAGLFQPLFNAGRNKRNLEAAEARFEQAMVIYQRSALNAYREVADALVTSQKLAEVRTQQETGVAALRDAAELSRLRYEQGLSTYLEVLYADQELFRQEIQLARTRGGQLRVLVQLYRALGGGWQQPAATSPAPAAVP from the coding sequence ATGATCCTCAACACGACCTCGTCACGCGCCTGCGTGACGGCCGTGGCGCTGACGACGATGCTGGTCGGCGGGTGCGCACCGGTCGGGCCCAACTACAAGCGGCCGGAGCTCGCGCCGCCGTCGACGTATCGCGGCGCGCCGGCCGCGTCGGGCGTCGAGTCCATCGCCGACATGCCGTGGTGGCAGGTGTTCCAGGACGCCGAGCTGCAGGGGCTGCTGCGCGAGGCCGTCGTCAACAGCCCCGACCTGCGGCTCGCCGTCGCCCGCGTGCAGGAAGCGCGCGCCACTGCCGGCGTGGTCCGGTCGTACCTGTACCCGGACATCAGCCTGTCGGCCGGCTACACCGGCAACCAGGCGTCGCGCAACTCGCAGCCGCCCGGCGCGACCAGGGACGGCGACCGCACGTACAACAACACGTCGGTGGCCGCCAACCTGTCGTGGGAAGCCGACCTGTTCGGGCGCCTGCGCCGGAACAACGAGGCGGCGTTCGCGCGCTACCTCGCCACCGAGGAAGGCCGCCGCGCAGTGCTCGTCACGCTCGTGAGCGACGTGGCCTCGTCGTACTTCCTGCTGCAGGAGCTGGACCTGCAGCTCGAGACGGCGCGGCGCACCCTGTCGCTCAACGACCAGACGGTGCAGTACTACACCGATCGACTCAACGGCGGGGTGTCCAACCGCCTCGAACTCGATCAGGCCAAGGCCAACCGCGCGCTCACGGCCGCGGCGATCCCCGATCTGGAGCGACAGATCGCGGTGGTCGAGCACGCGGTGAGCGTGCTGGTCGGGCGGGCGCCCGGCGCCATCGGGCGCGGCCCGACGCTGGCCGATCGCCAGGGGCCGCCGGTGGTGCCGGTCGGCGTGCCGGCGTCGCTGCTCGAGCGGCGTCCCGACGTCATGCAGGCCGAGCGACAGCTCGTGGCGGCCAACGCCGACATCGGCGCGGCCCGGGCGTTGTTCTACCCGACGATCAGCCTGACGGGCGCGCTCGGGACGGTCAGCGGCGACCTCGGCGACTTCCTGAAGGGCGACTCGCTGATCTGGTCGGTGGGCGCGGGCCTGTTCCAGCCGCTGTTCAACGCCGGCCGCAACAAGCGGAACCTCGAAGCGGCGGAGGCGCGCTTCGAGCAGGCGATGGTGATCTACCAGCGGTCGGCACTCAACGCCTATCGCGAGGTCGCCGACGCGCTCGTCACTTCGCAGAAGCTCGCCGAGGTGCGCACGCAGCAGGAAACGGGCGTGGCCGCGCTGCGCGATGCGGCGGAGCTCTCGCGCCTGCGCTACGAGCAGGGCCTGTCGACGTACCTCGAGGTCCTGTACGCGGATCAGGAGCTGTTCCGGCAGGAGATCCAGCTGGCCCGCACGCGCGGCGGGCAGTTGCGCGTGCTGGTTCAGCTCTACCGCGCCCTCGGCGGTGGCTGGCAGCAGCCGGCGGCGACCTCGCCGGCGCCGGCCGCCGTGCCCTAG